agcagggagggggtggTTGTGCCCTGCCACAgtgggaaggggacaggggctgggcactgggactgCCCTCCAGACCTGGGAATTACCTGCTCCAGAGGGTCACAGAGAAGCCCCTTGAAGATTCCCAGGGaactctgctgagcagcagaacatTTCCTCTCTCCAAGTCTTGGGAAGCAGCTCCGGTGTCCATCTCTCTCCTCACACTGACAGCATTAGACTCGTTAAACTCAACCATTTCAGAGCACTGGGGCCAAGACCAGCCCAGTTCCCACCAGTTCCTCTCCATTCCCAACCTGCAGGCTTTGGATGGAATCTTTCCTGAGCACTTGTGACAAGCAATTCTCTCAGGAATTTCCCCGACCTGCTTGCCCCAGCAAGAGGCCATTcccagctggggtctggggggtGAAATTCACCACAAGCACAAGGAATTCCTGATCCAGAGAATTCTCCTCACAGCCTGCAGAacagctcagtgccagggcCCTGCCTGGGTGATGGGCACCAGAGCcaaagctgctttgttttccatccccctcatcctcatcccagAGGCTCCtgactgcaggggctgctcaaGGCTCTCCTCACACGAGCTGTGACCCCTGCAGGTGTGGGActcatcccaccccatcccagctctggcacaccCTGAGAGCCGCCTGCAGCCTCCCCAAACcctttcccagaggagctggggagcaggagggataCAAGAAACCCCCATGTTCCATCCTGAGAGATGCCAGAGAGCCTTGAGCAGCCAACAGCCAGGAGGAGCCATGGCCTTGCCAGCACAGCATCACTCTTGTCTCAGGCTCAGCCAGCCTGGGcacccctcagtgtccccaccACCCCAAGGACAGCaaaggaggcagctgcaggcagggactcTCCTTCCCTTGTCTGGCTGCAcctcaggcagcagcaaggcCTGGAaagataagggaaaaaaaaaccccaaacaacaaaaaagccaccaaaaaacaacaacaacaacaaaaaacccaaaccaaaccaaaccaaaaaaaaaccaacccaaaccaccccacccccaaaaaaaccaccaaaacccccaaaaaacccacaaaaaacaaacccccctTCCCCgccaccaaaaaaatcacagcatcaACCAGAGAGTGCCTGGAAACTTCATCTCTCTTTATTGCCCATTTCTCACCCAAAACctggaccccaaaccccagctctgggccctgAGCAAGCACAGTCTCACTGGCATgagtgcagcacagctcctgcctcgAGCATCGCCCGTGCCCCACAACTTCTGtgccctggctcagctgctctgccactgcccaCAGCTCGCAGGACCATAGGAAAGCCTTCCTCTCgaaagaagaaggggaaaacaagACAATGAGAACGCCCAGCCCTGAACTGAAGAAGCCTCAGCGCCGCAGGACGAGCTCTTCTCTCCCGAAGCTCTCGGGGCtgcggggcaggggcaggaccCCGTCCCACAGGCTGAGGGGCTCGGACACCCCCTGGGCATCCCCGGGGGGACCTTTGGGACAGAGGCCGCTGCTCCAGGGTGTCCAGGACCCCGCTGCACCCCCCGGGCAGCTCTCGGTGCCCACCCCGAGCgcagggaggaaggagccgGGGAAGGCGCTGGAATCTCCCGGTGTGAAATCGCCGCCAGGCCAGGTcggtgccagcagctcctggtccAGGAGGAAGGACAGCGACCCTGCGGCATCATCCCCGGGCTGGGGAgcgctgcagggcagggaaccctccctggggctgcGGGGGATGCTCAGAGCAGCCGCCGGCACCTTCCAAGCCGCTCTCTCCTCGCTgaatttcttcttccctcccttcccgCAGAGCCGCACCACCCTGATGCCGCCGTGCCAGTCGCGCTGCCCGAGGCTGTCGGCGGCGCTGCGGGCGCTCTCCAGGCTCTCGTACTccaccagggcacagcagcGGCTCAGCAGCTCCGGGAACCGCGCCGAGTACCTGCGCACGTCCGGGGGCAGCTTGCGGCCCGGCCGCAGCAGGCGGATGGAGGCGATGGCTCCGAAGGGGCTGAACATCCTGGTGATGGTGTCCAGGAAGGTTTTCTGCAGGGGCAGGTCCTGCTCGCgcggctgcagctcccaggccagcagcagcttgctGGTGGGGACGCTCAGCAGGTGCTCGGGGATGGGGAGGCGCCGCCGCACTTTGGTGCCCTCCTTGTTCACCTCCAGCAGCGCCGAGAACTTGAGGGCGTAGAGGGTGAGGCGCCAGTCCCGGGTCAGGTATttcacctgggcacacagggggtGGAGTCCCCATCACCCCGCATCCCCCACAGGGGCAGGGAGCACCCTAAATTCCCCTCCAGGCAGGCTGGGACCCCATCTGTCACAATGTCCCCGTTCTGCTGACAGCCCCAGCGTCCCCCAGGCTCTGGCAAGGAGCCACAGCTCCCCCCTAAGCCACCACCAGCACTCCcctgggtgttttttggttaAGGGGTGATCACTTCCAAAGCAGTGCATGGACAGAAGAGGTGAATCCAACCCTGGGGATGATTTGAGgagctttccctgctctcctgggcgCAGAGGGGGTGGAATCCCCATCACCCTGCATCCCCCACAGAGGCAGGGAGCACCCTAAATCCCCCTCCTGGCAGGCTGGGACCCCATCCAACATCCCCCAGGGCAATATTCTGTGTGAGCAGAACGGCAGAGACAtcaggggacagccccagccttgCCCTGGGCATGGGCAACAGCCCCAGCCCGTGCCCACCAGCTttgcccagagcacagggagcatcctgtgctcctgtgtgagcagctctgggacctGCAGTGTCCCCCAGGCTCTGGCAAGGAGCCACAATTTCCCCCTAAGCCACCACCAGCACTCCCCTGGCTGTTTTTTGGTTAAGGGATGATCACTTCCAAAGCAGTGCATGGGTAGAAGAGGTGAATCCAGCCCTGGGGGTGATTTCAGgagctttccctgctcccctgggtaCTGaaggcagccccaggacacaCCCACACCCCACAGGAGGCAGCCTGCACCCACCTTCTTGAAGGATGTCAGCAGTTTGATGCTGACAAAGCCCATCTTGTTCTTCTGCACGTGCTTGAGCAGGAAGGCGTCCCTGGCCAGGTTCTCATCGGACAGGTAGAACTCCACCTGCGCCACGATCCTGCGCAGCAGCTGCGGGTCGGGGCCGCGGCAGGAGCGCTCCAGCAGCGCCAGCCCCGGCTCGCaggggctcctggcacagcagcggggacacggggctcagctgctgcccaggccaCCGTGCTGGCACGGCAGAGACACCACGGGGACCCACCAGCCTTGGCCTGGGTATGGGGAACAGCCCCGGCTGCTTCTGGAATGTTCTACCCCTCTGAGTTCCCCAGGCTTGGGTACGGGGAACAGCCCCAGCCTTGCCCAGGGTCCGGAGAATGACTCCAGCCCGtgcccaccagccctgccctgggcacagggaatgaCTCCAGCCTTGCCCTGGGTATGGGGAACTGCCCCAGCCCATGCCCACCAGCCTTGCCCAGGGTACAGGGCACCACCATAGCCTTACCCTGGGCATggggaacagccccagcccatgCCCCGGGCACGGGGAATGACTCCAGCCTTGCCCAGGGTACAAAGAACAGCCCCAGCcttgccctgggcacagggaagagCCCCAGCGCAGCCTCGGGAGCCCCCCAGGCTGGATCAAACACACCCCAGCCGTGTCCCTTGTCCCGTGCCTGGCCATGTACCTGGTGCAGCTCCCCACGGGCTCCTCCTGGCCGAGCAGGGcgagggagcagctccagggcggAGGGAGAGGCCGTGCCAGGAGGGAATTCCTCAGCGCAGGCActggggggctgcagccggGCTGGGAATTGAGCCCCAGGGGCACTCCAGGGCCGCGGGAGGACATTGTCCCTTCACCTGAATGTGACACAAGGACAatgctgggacagcccaggcaggggcactgcaggaggggGTGCTTGATGGCTGTGTGTCCTTACctgctggggagcactgggagaaagGTCTGAGCTCTAGCAGAACATCCCAAACACCCCGAGGCAGCACCTCCCCAATACCCCAAAAGCTCCCAAaacacaaaggcaaaaaaaaaaaaaaaaaaaaaaaaaaaaaaaaaaagggaaaaaaaaagaaaaaggaagagagagagagcccCTGGGGCAAGGGGGGTGTGGGTTTATAAACACaccctgggggagctgcagggctgcctgtggACCTGCCCCCACactgcctgctccaggtgaAACCTGTTTGTGGTTAAAGcgtcccagctgagccctgggattagccaggctcctcctgcctcatctgcagggccaggcagggctgggccagcagAACCTGTCCCCTCTGGTAGCCAGGGGGGCAGTGAATTGCAGCACAAGGCCTCtgtctgtgcctcagtttccctgcctTGTGCAGGGACAGTCACAgccacagggaggggagggaaaccTCTGTCCAGGGAATCCTTTGGGCTCTCAAATCCTTTGGGCTCCCAATCAATCCTTTGGGCTCTgagtgctgccagggcagcagggaaaggcagaaacATCCTGCAGGATGAAACCTCCTGCAGAAACATCCCCAGGCCAGcgagggatggagcagggatggagcccagggcagggcagggggcaggaggggaagggtcTGGAATGAAACATCCCCATGGCCTGAgcccctgctgggcagcagggggaAGGTGAGGGTGGTGACACTGGGCagggggcagtgccagggcagggggcagtgccagggcagggggcaatgccagggctgggggctgtggagCTCAGTGCAAACTGGAAGTGCTGATGCTGGGAGCCCCCctgagcctctcctggtgcCCAGGCAGGCCCTTGGCTGAtgttcctgtgccctgtggCCACATGGGCAGGCCAAGGGCTGcactgggaagggaaggtgctGTTGCAGAACAAATGATGGGAGAAGTTGCCAGCAAACAACAGAAGGTGGCTCTGGTTCCTGCTTTCAAATCCCTGTTTTTGTGTTGGTTCATTTTGAGAACTTCATCTCATTTCCCTTCTCAATGTCCCAGAGGTGTTCTTGACGTGGGGGCTGttctgtgacactgtggggacaaCCCAGGAGTGCCAGGCCATGACCCCGAAGCCATCCCAGCCAAGAGACACATTCCCAGGGGGACAAACAGGGGGTGAATCCGGGGCTCATCCCAGCCTCACATCtcaccagccaggcacagaTTGGAGCTCTCCAGGgtgtcctggctgtcccagagcagcagcacccccaggctgctggccctgcagtgtcccctgggctgtgccaccctgcccagctgtgcacGTAATGATGGAGCTTGCAGAAGTTCAGGTGCTAAAAGCAACTTTTGGACCattttttgctgggttttgatGGACTTTGCCCTGTCAGGAACCCAGAGTCAGGGCTGGCAGTCACAGGTggtgcagggaaggggggagatcctttccctccctcctccaggcCTGCAAAGCCCAAATGATGCTCCCTACATATCGTGTGCACAACAGGAATTTGTACTTAATAGATTCATTTATGCTCCTCTTTGGACATGTAGGTCTGTACTAGACTTGAAATTCTGCCCATATAAATGGAATAAGGTCATGTTCTGGATGAGCTATTGTGTATTGCTTGCTATAACTGAAAGCTTGACATCCTTGCATCACTTTGTAaccttctccaggaaaaaagaGTTATTTGCAAGCCATGTATTCTTCCTGGATGGCTGGGTTTTCCAAAAATGCTGAGTTTAAATCTTTGCAAAGTACAGGTCAGGAGTTATATTGTTTTGGTTATTTAGAATAGAAGTCTCTTGACTCTGAAATGAAGGGTATAGTAGTTACTCACTGATGCTTTGAGATGCCtgtttagtttttgttttgaagtcaaACTGGATCAGGAGGAAAATTCTCATTAAAACACTAACCAGAAAGAATGTTTCTTCCCAAAGCTCCAGGGAagatgctccaggagctctTTCCTTGTGCCAGGCACTccaggatgtccccagagcagcagcacccccaggctggtggccctgcagtgtcccctgggctctgccaccctgcccagctccagggttGCCCTTCTGGGATGAGCCACAGGGACTGGCAATGTCCAGCTGCTTCTGGAATGTTCTACCCCTCTGATTTCCCCGGGTTTGGTGGCAcctccccttctcctgccacctcctggTGCTCTCAGCTGCCTGGGAAGAGGCGGAACACAAAATCCTGGGATGCTTGTGCAGAAATCTGTGCAGGATTTGCCCATCTGGGAGGGGTGGTGGAGCCAGAGGCAGGCTGAGGatgggggctggaggtgctgacAGGAGGATTtgagctgtgtttgctttgtgcttAGAGGCAGATTTTCCTCAGGGTCAGGAggtgctgcccagctcccctgggGGAAATaatctgctgcttccagagctgagattcccaaAGGAAGAGGCTCTGTCTGGTGCAGaacatcccaaacaccccaagACTGGGCTGATCCAGATGGAGAGTGAAACAAAGGCCCAGAGGGTGAGACTGAACCTTCCCAAGGGGTCAGAGCAGGAATGACCCAGCCCTTGTCACATCCCTCCCATCCTCACTGCCCCCATCCTCTCAATTAGTCTGGAAGCTTAATTAGAAAATCCTCCTGTGGCCTTGTGCTCAGTCTGATCCTCTCCTCCccttgtcgcagacatctttcatgaaaaatcctttccctgggatttttcctcctgagaagctgagaggcgtcaggaacaaaatgtaaacaatggttatctgctgctgtgggatgcaacaggtggatctgtgacTGGTCTCGTGttgttgtttctaattaatggccaatcacagtcagctggctcagagtttgtccgagccacaagcctttgttatcattctttgctattctattcttagctagccttctgatgaaatcctttcttctattcttttagtatagttttaatataatatatatcataaaataataaatcaagccttctgaaacacggagtcagatcctcatctcttccctcatcctcagacccctgtgaacacggtcacatcCCCTCTGGGTTATctgacacagcagctgctgctccagggggaatctgcctcctgcagagcccagagccctgccctgaaCTGCTCCAATcaccctgggcagctcctgcatcccccccggctgctgcagtgtgaccgtgttcacaggggtctgaggatgagggaagagacgaggatctgactccatgtttcagaaggctgatttattattttatgatatatattacattaacactatactaaaagaatagaagaaaaggtttcatccAAAGCTAGCCAAGAATAGAatcagaaagaatgaataactaaggtttgtggctcagagagagtccaagccagctgactgtgactggccattaattagaaacaaccacatgagaccaatcacagatgcacctgctgcattccacagcagcagataatcaatgtttacattttgttcctgacgcctctcagcttctcaggaggaaaaatcctaaggaaaggatttttcctaaAAGTTGTCTGCGacactgcagcatctcctggcaCCTCTCAGGGACCTCAGAAGAAATGGGACCATGACACTCCTTGTGCAGGCCTGAGCATTGGATTCACATTTATTGCTGTTCAGCTTTAGCTGGGTTCTGTGGAGGGGtttgggtgctgctgcagagctccagagcaTCTCCCTGGCACGCTGGCCTCCCTCAGAGGAAGAGCTGAACTCCCTGTGGccctcagaggcagcagggcagctcagaTTTGGTTGCTCAGTTGTTGTTTTAGACTCTCTTATCTCATCAGCAGGATCCCAAGTGTGGACTCTGACCCAGGGGAGTTTTCAGGGTTGTGTACAGTTAAATCTGCCCCTCTCATTTCTCTCCTGCCACTTCCATGTGGGACATTTACACACAAACACCACCCTGGCACGACAGCATGGGGCACACACTCTGATTTCAATGTGTTTGTGGCCTTAGTGCCACTGGGAATGAGAAAATCAGAGATTTGGGTAGAATATTCTCTGCTAGGAAATGCACACGAGACCCCTGGGAAAGCCCACACCAAACACTGCAGCACCAGAaaccataataataataacagtagcagtaaaaataataataataaaagctaTTTATGACACAGCCTTTATTCACAGAGACATTTGCCCCAGGGCTTTGTTTTACAGATCccccctcctctgccctgtAGCCCACAGCACCCCAGTGCAGTCCACAGCATCCCAGGGCAATCCATGACCCCACAGGACATGGGATGGGGGGATaaaccctgcagagctcccccagctcagccccacaggagCCACCCtacaggaaaaggcaaaaggatccagagagggaaatgctgagggtctgtgccagcccctcccTACCTGGGGTGggctgctgggccaggctgaGCCGTGCTGGGCCAGGCTGAGCCGTGCTGGgccccctggagcagggaaatgggaaCAAGGCCCCCCTAAGGCACTGCAGTCACACCCCCTCACCCCTGCTCCAGACCCCCCTTCAagctcagagcaggacatgGGGTGGGGATTTCACAAACCCCAGGATGTGGGACCGGTTCCTGTGTGCCTGGGCACCGTGGAGGATGGGGATGGCCATGGGATTGCCACAGGATTGCCATGGGATCACCATGGGATTGCCATGGGATCACCATGGGATTGCCATGGGATCATCACTGGATTGCCATGGAATAATCATGGGATCATCACGGGATTGCCATGGGATCACCAGGGGATTGCCAGGGGATCATCATGGGATTGCCATGGAATTGCCATAGGATCACCATGGGATCATCACAGGACTGCCATGGGATTGCCATGGGATCACCACGGGATCACCATGGGATTGCCATGGAATTGCCACGGGATCACCATGGGATTGCCATGGAATTGCCATGGGATTGCCCCAGGCAATCATGGCACGTGGGACAACGGGCAcgctctgcctccagctgccacTGCCTCGGAGTCCTTTGGTATCTTGAGTTGGCCTGATGGCATCCCAGGAGCATTGGGCTGAAGTGCCAAGCTGGGGAGCCATGGAAGCAGGTGGGAATGCTCATCCCATAGTCCCAGAGCACGGCTGTGTCCGTCGGGATGTGCAGCCTGGAGCCTCTCCCAGggtggggacaagggacaccaACTGCCCTGTGCTCCCCGTGCAAGAGATTTGGCAATccagagccaggacagctggtctggaaaggctgcaggagaagggctgggtatttctccttcttcttgggCACTGATTGGTTCAAGTCTGTATCACAGTGAAGTCTGAGACGTGGGGAAGGAACCCAAAGCACCTTCCctgacagagccaggacagctcctccagccaggCACATCCCACCTGCTGCTGACCACAGAGCCTCCCATCCCTCGGGAGCACACTCTGGAgcttctccctcccctctggAGGGACACTGGCAGCCAAAACCGGCTCAGCCCATCCTCAAACACGAGTAAACATCAAGAGAAACTAAGAGGCACTATAATAACGCAGATCCGGGGGGGCCGGGCTTGGCACGCCCTGCCTGGCTCCGGATGGATGGCTCGGTCCAGCCCAGGTGTCAGATGTCCTGCAGGAGTGGCCAGGTCCAGCCCAGGTGTCAGATGTCCTGCAGGGGTGGCCAGgtccagcccagggctcagatGTCCTGCAGGGAGTGGCCGGGCTCGCTGCGCTCCCGTTTCACCAGCGGCTCCCCCGGGTCCCCCTCCGTGCCCAGCTCGATGTCATCTGCAAaggacagggctcagagcagggcacgGGGCCACCAcgagctgctttccagcagagcaggctgcaagAGGCAGCTCGAGGGTCCCCAATcctcccaaaccatcccaaaccaccccaacgctcccaaaccatcccatcctccaaccatcccaaaccatcccacccctcccaaaccatcccacccctcccaaaccatcccaaaccatcccacccctcccaaaccatcccaaccCTCCCAAAAGATCCCACCcctcccaaaccatcccacccctcccaaaccatcccaaccCTCcaaccatcccaaaccatcccaaccCTCcaaccatcccaaaccatcccacccctcccaaaccatcccacccctcccaaaccatcccaaaccatcccaccccctcccaaaccatcccaaccCTCCCAAAAGATCCCACCcctcccaaaccatcccacccctcccaaaccatcccaaccCTCcaaccatcccaaaccatcaCTCCCCGGCAGGGAGGGCAGGTACCTTTGTCCAGCAGtgttggggacagggatgtgaGGTCaccaaactgaaagaaaaaggagttcTGGGGTCAGtgaggctgtggggagctgagGTGTCAGACAATTTCAAGCACCCAGGAGAGACTGTGAGCATTGGTGGTggagagcagaaatgaaaaccaaCCACATCTTTTGGGGGAAAAGCCTTTTGTTGCCATTTAAACCTCTGGGCAAACACCACACACAACAATCCAGGGCAGGGTTTAGCTCTGGAATTAAGGCAGAATGAAAGAATGGAAATTTTTCCATCTACCCAGGTGATGACCAAGTCCTGCTACAGGCAAAGCTGGTGCTttttctccagccctttccaCCTCCCAGCATTTCCCCTCCCTGCAAAGCCTTTGCAGTGATGTCTGAGAGAGTTTGGCCATCCAGGATGTGGAACCAGAGAGCTCCTTGGCTCTGGAGTTGTGCTTCCCTCTCAATGATGAGATCTGAGACACCAAATTGCTGCAACAATTCTGGAAAGTCATGGaaagctgggcaggagctgaggagagTGAGAATTGCCAAGTTCAGTGGGAGTGGGAGGACACCTCATCCTTCTTTGCTGGGAAGAATCAGCCTcctcctggagagcaggaatATTGCAAGGGTTGAATGGAGGAAAAGCCTGAGGGATGGCAGCCAGACTCTGCCTTTCCTGTTCCTTTAATATCACTGAAGGAGGAGGTTTTGCAGGGAATAGTGGGaactcagcactgcagctggagcagtgtgggagggcagggaaggcagaacCAACAGGCTTTGGTGGCTTTGGTTTGCCTGGATCCCTACACGAGCTCTGTGGAAGCTTCAAGGAGCAAATGAGATCAGTATTGGGCACGTGGGTTCAGTTCTAAACTCACAGTAGTTTCAGCATTGCTGTCACAGGTTCAGCTGGGGCTTTTAACGCTggatttcagagggaaaaactgGATGTGGCCTCAGCTAGGCAGGACAGGACCTGCCTGCAAGCCAGGCACCAGACTTACTgtgaacaaaaaaccccaaaccctcagaAACAGCCCAAACAACCCATCATCCTCTTCTTCACCTCAAAAATGGAGGGAGCGGCTGACTGTGCATGTAATGCTGGAGCTTGTAGAGGCCTGGAGAAGTTCAGTTGCTGAAAGGAACTTTTGGACcatttttgcttggttttgatGGACTTTGCCCTGTCAGGAGTCCCAAAGTCAGGGCTGGCAGTCACAGGTGGTGCAGAGAAGGGGGGAgatcctttccctccctcttccaGGCCTCCAAAGCCCAAATGATGCTCAACCACCCAAACACAAGACCCACTAGCTCAGGGAagatgctccaggagctctTTCCTTGTTCCAAAACAActcaataaataattttagttgCAAAACAAGCTGAGGGCGCAGTGTGCTTTGTGAACCAGCGGTGTCTTTTGAGGAGCTGCTTCTTTTGGGTTGGTTTATAGGGAATAAAGGGCTCTCACCTCTCCCATGACAGCAATTGGGGTCTCCCCTGTTGCCTGGGCCACACGGTGCTCCACCAGGTAGAACATGTACTCGTCGTAGAGCAGGCGGATCAGGTGGAAGGAGCCAAAGCTGGCGGCGCTGCGCAGGGTGAGATCCCGGATCaccatggagctgggaatgggcagGAATCACAAATTTGGGATGAGTTTTACACCTGTGCCATGGCTGATGTGAATTCTGGACCCTGGTGGTTCTGTGGGACCCAACACTGTCTCTGCCTCTGACCCAAAAGTATCAAAACAGTTTAAGAAATTTGGTTTATGGAGCATCTTATCCCTGTCCTGAAAGGGCACCAGAACCACAGTCAAGCAGAGTTTTATGGGAGTAAAGAACTTGGCCTTGGCTTTAAGAAATTTAGTTTATGGAGTATCTTATCCCTGTCCTGAGAGGTTACCAGAACCACAGTTAAACAGAGTTTCATGGCAGTAAAGACCTTGGCCTTGGCTTTTCAAGGAGCTCTTTGCTCCCAAGGCTGATGCAGAAATACCCccaaaatgagaaagaaaacgTACCTGTAGAAAGACCACTTCAACAGGAACTGCCTGGCTGCCTTggggaagctggggctgccctcgTGATTCTTCAGCACTTGAGTGACCACATTGTCCAGCCAGCTGGCCCACTGGtccagagagctctgctgctgcagagtcaGCTTGAAATCCTGCTCCAGCTTCTGTACCATGCCCTCCTCACACTGGCACACCCATGAggcctgctcctgctcaggagAAAGGGCTCACAGTTACTCATGCCCTGCTTCTGCTTGCCTTATttctctctgagtgaccacaatcactcctccctcgggaggggacatctgctgataacagctattgaatgtcactgcgtggctgataagaactacagcatcccattgggagatgtgagcccagagggaggagccaagcattcctgcctgcatagaatctggagattctggaacaccagcacagcttctccactggatttcccagaggaacagcagctgcctcttccactggatctccagaggaagaatacatccttctctacagatcccccttgctccagcagaaccgcccctgacactgcaggagggctgagccacaattccaatgggactgctgccaacaccctgacccacagggtgtcaggttgggttctgactctgtcagtgttggtttagtttactgcattgtttattttacccttttatttccttccctattaaagaactattattcctgctcccatattttttgcctgagagccccttaatttaaaatatatagcaattcggagggagctctgtcagtgttgttttcgtttactgcattgtttattttatccttttatttccttccctattaa
The DNA window shown above is from Camarhynchus parvulus chromosome 28, STF_HiC, whole genome shotgun sequence and carries:
- the LOC115914433 gene encoding la-related protein 6-like; this encodes MSSRGPGVPLGLNSQPGCSPPVPALRNSLLARPLPPPWSCSLALLGQEEPVGSCTRSPCEPGLALLERSCRGPDPQLLRRIVAQVEFYLSDENLARDAFLLKHVQKNKMGFVSIKLLTSFKKVKYLTRDWRLTLYALKFSALLEVNKEGTKVRRRLPIPEHLLSVPTSKLLLAWELQPREQDLPLQKTFLDTITRMFSPFGAIASIRLLRPGRKLPPDVRRYSARFPELLSRCCALVEYESLESARSAADSLGQRDWHGGIRVVRLCGKGGKKKFSEERAAWKVPAAALSIPRSPREGSLPCSAPQPGDDAAGSLSFLLDQELLAPTWPGGDFTPGDSSAFPGSFLPALGVGTESCPGGAAGSWTPWSSGLCPKGPPGDAQGVSEPLSLWDGVLPLPRSPESFGREELVLRR